CATGACGGCTTGGTGATCGTCGAGTTTTCCAGCTACCTGGACACCGGCGGCGCGCATGGCACGCCGGGCCGCAGCTTCGTCAACTATTCGCGCCAGCAGCACAAAGTGCTGACGTTGTCGGACATGCTGCTGCCGGGTCAGGAAGAAGCGTTCTGGAAAGCCGCACAAGTGGCGCACAACAGCTGGTTGATCAGCACCAAGCTCGATCAGGAACCGGAGTTCCTGAAGAACTGGCAGTTCCAGAAAACCCAGAACGTCGCGCTGACCTACGGTGGGGTGATCCTCAAGTACGAAACCAGCACCATCGCGCCGTACGCGCTGGGCCACATCGAACTGAAGATCCCCTACCCGCGCCTGAACGGCATCCTCAGACCCGAACTGTTTCCCGGCCGTAACTGAAGGCTCGACCGAGCACCAGTTGCAGCAGCCCTGCCACGATCAACGCCGGCAGGGTTGCGCCGACATCCGGATACAGATTGGCCAGCAAATGATAGGTGCTGACCCCGCCCAGCCAGGCGAGCAGCGCCGGCCAGCGCAACGCGGCTGAAGCCACTTGGCCGCTGCGTTTGCGCAGGATGAAGTGATCCACCA
The window above is part of the Pseudomonas prosekii genome. Proteins encoded here:
- a CDS encoding RsiV family protein, whose amino-acid sequence is MSLFKIASVAAIALTLGACQSLFQPNYRTPLETTRDASETLKPGCTTADCPLVNIDTLRFPDEPQLDGIVERNLLQLTRTSADAPAAPTLAAYRDQFLRNAEPRSSSYLQAKVREQHDGLVIVEFSSYLDTGGAHGTPGRSFVNYSRQQHKVLTLSDMLLPGQEEAFWKAAQVAHNSWLISTKLDQEPEFLKNWQFQKTQNVALTYGGVILKYETSTIAPYALGHIELKIPYPRLNGILRPELFPGRN